AATCTCAATATGGTTATTAATTACTGCCGTCATATTTAACGCACCCTCAACAAGTATGCTGGCTTAAAAATAACATTATTTCTCTTGATTTTGACAATCCTCGCCATCCAACACCGCAAACTCTGTCAACTCAGGATCGTTAGCAAAATCTTCAGCCATCTCAGCCACAAAAGGCGATAACAAACGATGGCGCTCAGTCAAAGGCAGCTTCACCAACTCTCGCAAAGACAACCCATGCCCACCTGTAGCCAATCTAGCCTCAGAGATTTTAACTTCATCACTTCTTTGTTGATATAGCCTCAGACTCACTCTTAAACTATCATGCACCTTCGTCAAGACTATATTGGCACTCGATAAATCGCTTCCATTTACCAAAGCCCGTTCAACATCTTCACAAAGAAATTGCATCGCTTGTAGCTTTTCCTCAAGTGATAAATCATGTAATGCAGACAGCAAACTTTTGATGCTCATACTCTTAACAAGGAAAAAGGTAAAAGGTAAAAGGTAAAAGGTAAAAGGTAAAAATGGGCTAGTGGTGGGAGATTGAGATCCCCGACTTTTTCTACTCAAGCAAAAGGGATTTGCAAATTCATCAAAAAAGTCGGGGATCTGGGCTTTTTGGAGAAATTTGTAATATTAGTCGATCGCAACTCCAATAACTGAACATCTATTTCCGCCGCCAAATCTGCAATCTTTTAGTCAAAAACCATGGTCATGGGTTTCGACCCCTCATAATTTTGTCAAGTACAATAACAGATTAGTACAAAGCAACAAAACACAAATTTCTAAAAACATCCACAGTATTGCTAGAAAAACGATCTAAAAATATGAACCAATTTAAAGAATGGGGATTTTCAGCACAATGGTGGCGTGGAGAGAAAGGCGAGTATTGGGTATTCGCTCAAGTGATTCTTTTCGTTGGATTTATGCTGCTACCCGTTTATCCTGCGATCGCTTTAGATAATTTGTCACCGATCTGGAAATATGCAGATTGGGGAATCACAGGAATTTTTGGACTGGTTGCCTTGCTGTTATTACTCTCGGGCAGCATTAAATTAGGAACGAATCTGACACCATTGCCTCACCCCAAGGATGACGGCGAATTGGTAACTGGTGGCGTGTATGCGTTGGTCAGACATCCCATTTATAGCGGTGTGATTTTTCTAGCGATCGCCTATAGTTGTTGGAAAATAAGTCTCAGCCATGCGATCGGCGCAATAGTTCTGTTACTATTTTTTGACATCAAGGCGCGAAAAGAGGAATCATGGTTGAGTACTAAATTTGCTGACTACGATCAATATCGATCGCAGGTTAAAAAGTTGATTCCTTGGATTTATTAAGGTTGAGAAATTATGTGGGATGAACGTTTTAGCGGTTTGGAATATGTTTATGGTAGAGAACCCAATGATTTTTTGGTTGCCATTGCTTCTCAAATCCCCCAAGGAAAGGTTCTCTGTCTAGCCGATGGCGAAGGGCGTAATGGCACTTACTTAGCATCTTTGGGCTATGAAGTTTTTGCGGTAGATCAATCAATTGTGGGGCTTGAGAAGGCGCAGAAATTGGCACAAGAAAAGCAGGTAAGAATCACCACAATCCATGCCGATCTTACTGACTTTATAATTGATTCTCAAGCATGGGATGGAGTTGTTTCCATCTTTTGTCACCTGCCGCCAGAGTTGCGACTTAAGGTGCATCGCCAAGCTGTGCAAGGATTAAAACCCAATGGAGTTTTTATTCTCGAAGCCTTTGCTCCCGAACAATTGCAGTACAGTACGGGCGGCCCCAAGAATATAGAGATGCTTCCCAATCTATCCACATTACAGCAGGAACTAACTGGTCTAAATTGGGAAATTGCGCGATCGCTAGAAAGGGACTTAAATGAAGGTCAATATCACAATGGCAAAGCCGCAGTCATCCAAATTCTAGGCAGAAAATAAGCTGTAGAAGGCGATCGCATTAACAATCCATTTCCTAAAGGCGAGCGCTGCAGTCATTTTTATCTCATTCTCGTTAATCATTATTGCAATATACTCGCAGTAAATTTGCGGTTATGCTACGATAATTTAACTGATCTAGATTTACTTAAGTAGCTAGGTATAAGTAAATTAAAATCTAGAAAACTGACTCGCCCACTATGCGTGCGGGATAGCTTCTGATTTTAGTTTTTAACTATAGTTAGTGAGCTGCTTAATAATTCTATTAAGACTTTGACCAATATAAATAATGATGAATTAATTAGTACTAACTTATTTTCTTACTGCTAATTAATCTTAATAAGATTATATACGAGTATAACCTTGATGAACAACAAAATTACAAGTGTTGACCATAATTCAGGAAACTATGGCTTGGCAACAATAGATAACTTACTGGAGCGATCGCCAAAGGCGAAGACTCTTGCCTTATCTGAAATCAAGGTAGGCGATCGCGTGCGGATTGTCTCCCTAAATTGTGATGAATCCAATGGTCGGCTCATGGGTATGGGATTTATGCCTGGGGTGGTATTGGAGGTGGTTAGTAGCGCGGCGACGGGTTCAGTAATTGTGGCACTCCAAGATCATCGATTGGGATTGGGAATGGACATGGCTCAATGTATTCAGGTCGTATCCGAAGATTCAGACGCAAATCAGCATATTTTTAACGTGAAGAAGACAATGCCAAACAACTCGAAAACTCCTACTACCAAACTCCAAGATGTAGCGATCGGCTCACATTTAAAGGTCGTGGGTTACGAACCGACAGCCCGTGATTACAAACGCAAATTACTCGCGATGGGATTAACGCCTGCTACAGAATTGGTAGTAAAGCGTCATGCGCCATTGGGCGATCCCACCGAAATTGAAGTGCGAGGTTTTCGTCTGAGTTTACGCAAAGCTGAAGCTGATGCGCTATTGGTCGAACTAATCCAAGGAGCATAGCCATGAGCCAACCCATCATCGGATTAGTCGGTAATCCCAACTGTGGCAAAACCACATTATTTAACGCCTTAACAGGGAGCAATCAGCACGTTGGCAACTGGGCTGGGGTCACGGTCGAGCGCAAGGAAGGCGAATATCGATCGCAGGGACAACAAATTACGGTCGTGGATTTGCCAGGGGTGTATTCTGTGGATGCTGAAGACACCACCACGGGACTAGATGAACTGGTGGCTAGAGATTATTTGCTATCTGGGGAGGCAAATGCGATCGTTAATATTGTCGATGCCTCAAATCTGGAACGGAATCTGTACCTCTCTACGCAGATTTTGGAAATGGGCGTGCCGATGTTGATTGCTTTAAATATGATTGACTTAGCGGAGAAGCGTAATATTCGCATTGATGTGGAGCAGTTATCGCAAAGGCTAGGATGTCCCGTGATCTCCCTCTGTGCATATGCAGGGAAGGGCATTGCTCAATTGCAAGAGGCGGTGGATCTTGCCTTAAGCAATCCAGAGATTCCCCATAACTATGTGATCTATCCCCCTGAAATTGAGCAGGCTTTAGGGGATTTAACGCCATTATTAGAAAATCAGGCGTTGGCAAATCCTGCCAATGTGCGTTGGTTTGGACTCAATCTCTTGCAGTACGACGATCGCCATTTAGCGAGCTTAGGACAGGAACTATTACAAAAAATTGGCGAACATCGTCAGCATATTCAGGAAGACTTGGGTGAAGATATCGATCTATTGATTGCCGACAGCCGCTATACATGGATTCGGCAGATCATGCAGGGCGCAGTGGAACGGAATGACCTCTTGCAGAAAACGATTTCCGATCGCCTCGATCGCATAGTCCTCAATCGTTGGTTGGGCATTCCCATTTTTTTAGCGGTAATGTATCTGATGTTTATGGTGTCGATTAACATCGGCGGCGCTTTTATTGATTTCTTTGACATTAGCGTAGGCACGATCTTTGTCGATGGAACCGAACATCTGTTAACCAAAATCAATGCTTCTGGTTGGTTGATTGGGCTATTGGCTAACGGGGTCGGCGGTGGCATTCAGACCACTTCCACATTTATTCCCCAAATTGGTTTTCTATTTCTATTTCTTGCCATTCTCGAAGACTCAGGTTATCTCGCTCGCGCCGCCTTTGTGATGGATCGGCTGATGCGGTTTGTGGGACTGCCTGGTAAATCCTTTGTGCCGATGATGGTGGGCTTTGGTTGCAATATCCCAGGCATTATGGCAACGCGCACTTTAGAAAATCGCCGCGATCGCCTGATGACCATTCTCATGAATCCCTTTATGTCCTGTGGGGCGCGTTTGCCAGTCTATGCCCTCTTCTGTGCCGCCTTTTTTCCCACCAATGGACAAAATATTGTCTTTCTACTTTACATTGTCGGTATTCTCGCCGCCATCTTCACGGGACTAGTGATGAAGAGAACTCTATTTCGCGGCGAAGCGGCTCCTTTTGTGATGGAACTGCCCCCGTACCATATCCCCACCCTCAGAGGTATTACGATTCGGGCTTGGGAAAGGCTCAGAGCCTTTATCACCAAAGCAGGGAAAATGATTGTGATCGTAGTGATTATTCTCGGATTAATTAACTCCGTTGGTATCGATGGTTCCTTTGGTAAAAAAGATAGTCAAGATTCAATCCTCAGTCACTTTAGCCGTGCCATTACGCCCGTATTCAGTCCCATGGGTATCGAGCAGGACAACTGGCCCGCCACGGTTGGGCTATTTACAGGTATATTTGCCAAGGAGGTGATGGTGGGAACCATGGATTCCCTTTACACGGCTTTAGGCGAACAGTCGGCTGGTGCTGCGGATAAACCACCCGCAGAATTTGATTTTTGGGCGGGTATGGGGAAAGCGGTGAATAGTATTCCTGAAAACCTTGTCAAATTAGCAGATCAAGCTGTTGATCCCTTGGGATTAAGCATTTTGGGAAGTACAGACAATCTCGAAACTGCTGCTGCGGAACAGGAAGTAAATTCCACCACCTTTGGGCAGATGGCTTCCCGCTTTGGTAGTCCTGCGGCAGCGATCGCCTATCTCCTATTTGTGTTGCTTTACTTTCCCTGCGTTTCCGCAACCGCCGCGATTTATCGCGAAACAAACCTCGGCTGGACAATTTTTGTCGTCTGTTGGACAACGGGACTCGGCTATTGGGTGGCGGTCTTCTATTACCAATTGATGACAATGAATCAACATCCTGCTACGGCGATCGCTTGGTTAACAGGCTTATCTCTATTTATGCTAGGCACATTAGTGGGACTAAGAAGATTTAGCGCCCATCGTCGTATTCAAGCCAAAAGTCAACAGGCAACCCAGCTTAATTAAACGATCATCTATCTCTATCAACCTATTTTTAAAATTATGATTCTGCAAAAACTTCAAGAGTATTTTCGCGTGCGATCGCCAACTTCCCTAGAAGAAATCGCCAACCACTTCCAATGTGAGCCTGATGCACTGCGCGGAATGTTAGCCCAACTAATTCGCAAAGGTCGCATTCAGAAATTGGACGGTAAAAATTGTGGTGGTTGCCATAGTTGCAAACCCGAAAGCCTAGAGCTATACGAATGGGTATAGAGTCGGCTAGTCTTTTAATACTAAAGCATTTATAGCTCAAACCCAAACCAAGAAAAAATGTAAAAGCGTTGCAAAGCAACGCTTTTACATTTTTTCTTGGTTTGGGTTTGGTGAGCTACTTATAAATTACGAATTATAGCAACGCAAGAGATAGATTGGACAAATCAAAACCCAAAAGATGAGTGGCGGCGCGAAGCGCCGCCACTCATCTTTTGGGTTTTAGATCCTAAGCAAAACCTACATTGCTATACCAAAAACTAGCTAAGCATGGGACTTTGATCGGGAGGGAAATTGGGAGATTCGGGAGCATCTAAATCTTCCTGCTCGTCTTCTGTGAGTTTATGGGTAATGCGATCGCCATAGTAGAGAATCGGAATGATAAATAGAGTCAGGAAAGAAGAGGTTAACATCCCGCCTAGTAACGCCCAAGCAAGTCCAGACCAAACAGGATCGCTGAGAATTGAGAGTGTTCCTAACATTGTCGTAACGCTAGTTAACAAAATTGGGCGAAAGCGGACCGCTCCTGCTTCGAGAATTGCGGCTTTTAATTCACTGCCTTCCTTGAGTTTATCGCCGATGAATTCTAGCAGCACGATCGCATTTCTGACCACAATCCCCGCAAGGGCAATTACGCCGATCATGGCGGTGGCACTGAAATAGACACCATTGACCGCAAATACTAAGAGAATCCCAATCAAGGCTAGGGGAATTGAACCAAGAATGATCATCGGGACTTTGAAACTACGGAACTGCCCCACGAGAATCAGATAAATCAGTACCACCGCTACCATCATCGCTAGCCCCAAATCACGGAATACATCGAGGGTGAGTTTCCATTCCCCATCCCATTGAATGTAATAACCTTTGGGCAAGGGATTCTGAAAGAAGTAAATGATTTGTTCGATGACAGCATAGACGGAGGAGCGATCGCCCATTTCACCCATGACATAGGTGACGGGGCGTTGATCCTTATGCAGGATCGGCTCATCGACGGTGCTAGGCGTAAAGGTGACTAATTCCGTTAGCGGCACTAGGGAACCTTGGCTGGTTGGTAATTGAATCCGACTGAGATCGTCAATGCTCTGGCGATTGGCATCGGCAAAACGCACTTGAATGCCCACGGGTGCGAGTTCACCCGATACCTTCATGATCGAAACTTGCGAACCTGCGATCGCCATATTGATCGTCTGGGCAACATCCTGTGTGGTTAGCCCTGCGCGGTTGACCTTTTCGCGATCGACCACCAGACGCATCTGCGGGATTTGATTTTTAACGGAATCATCAATATCCACCACTTGCGCGGTTTGGGCAAATACTGCGCGTACTTCTTTCGTGAGTTGGCGCAATTTACCATAGTCAGAACCATAGATTTCGGCTAGGAGAGTCGATCGCACGGGTGGACCTGGTGGATCTTCCACTAATTTGACGATCGCATTATATTTTTGAGCAACTTCAGTTAATTTCGGACGCAGACTTAACACGATACCTTCCGATTGAATGGAACGGGCATCTTTGTTGGTGAGATGGACGCGAATATCGGCGTAATGTTCGCCAAAGCGATCGGTTGCCCCACGCAACATTCCGTTAAAGTCAATCGGTGCGCCCATGCCCACATAGGTTTCAAAATTAGTGGTTTCAGGATTTTGCCGCAAAATTGCTTCGAGATCCTGCACAATGCGATCGGTTTCTGCCAGTTCGGTTCCCAAGGGTGTATCTAGCTGCACAAGGAAGGTGTCTTTATTCGCCTTGGGTAGCATTCTAAACTTGACGGTTTGGGTGAGGGGCAGCAAGAATGAAGCTAACATCAAGCCTGTAATGAAAAACAACACAAAACGGCGACGGCTTGACGAATTGAGAAGCGGTAACATTAGTTTGGAATAGAAGCGATAGATCGCTCCATCTTCAACCTTTGTTACTTGATGTGCGTCTTCCCCATTTGCTCCTTTTTTGATTTTAATCATCCGTAATGCTAAAAATGGCGTGATTGTCAGCGCTAGGGTGGTACTGACGATCATGGCTACGGGGACGTTAAAGGGAATGGGCTGCATATAGGGTCCCATCATGCCCGTCACAAAGGCCATCGGCACAAAGGCGAGAATGACCGTAATTGTGGAAAGAATGACGGGTGTTCCCAATTCATTAACCGCCATTACCGCCGCTTGGGTTTTCTGCCGCCAGTTCATGTTGGGCGTTTCTTCAAAATAGCGATGAATGTTTTCGGTAACGGCGATCGCATCATCCACCAGCGTTCCCAAAGCTAAAATCAAGGCAAATAGGGTAATCCGATTGATCGTTTGTCCAGAAACAAATCCCACTGCGAGAGTGCCCGCAAGAGTCAAGGGAATCACAAAGGCAACAATCGAAGATTCGCGCCAACCTAAAAAGATGACCAACAAAGCCACAACCGTGAAAATAGCGATGCCTAAACTTTGATAGAGATCGCCCACAGCGCGATCGGCGGTCTGTCCATCATTACGGGTCACGGCGATCGCAATGCCCGATGGCAACTGCGGTTTCAGTTCTTCAACCCGTTGGAAAATCTGTTGGGCAACGGTAACAGCATTGGTTCCTTTTTGCTTGGCAATGCCGATGGTGATCGCAGGTTGTGCTACAAATTCGCCCTTGGGCTGGGCTTTGGTGTCGGGATAGGGAATGCTAATATCCCAATCTTGGCGAAAATTAATCCGTGAGATTGTCGTGCGATCGCTAAAATCATCAATTACATTCGCCACATCCCGTAAATAAATTGGTGAAGTGGAACCCTGTCCAAAGCCGACAATTACCTCCCCCACATCATTAACGGACTGAAAGAGATTACCGCCATCAATAAATA
This genomic stretch from Pseudanabaena galeata CCNP1313 harbors:
- a CDS encoding methyltransferase family protein, which encodes MNQFKEWGFSAQWWRGEKGEYWVFAQVILFVGFMLLPVYPAIALDNLSPIWKYADWGITGIFGLVALLLLLSGSIKLGTNLTPLPHPKDDGELVTGGVYALVRHPIYSGVIFLAIAYSCWKISLSHAIGAIVLLLFFDIKARKEESWLSTKFADYDQYRSQVKKLIPWIY
- a CDS encoding SAM-dependent methyltransferase yields the protein MWDERFSGLEYVYGREPNDFLVAIASQIPQGKVLCLADGEGRNGTYLASLGYEVFAVDQSIVGLEKAQKLAQEKQVRITTIHADLTDFIIDSQAWDGVVSIFCHLPPELRLKVHRQAVQGLKPNGVFILEAFAPEQLQYSTGGPKNIEMLPNLSTLQQELTGLNWEIARSLERDLNEGQYHNGKAAVIQILGRK
- a CDS encoding FeoA family protein — protein: MNNKITSVDHNSGNYGLATIDNLLERSPKAKTLALSEIKVGDRVRIVSLNCDESNGRLMGMGFMPGVVLEVVSSAATGSVIVALQDHRLGLGMDMAQCIQVVSEDSDANQHIFNVKKTMPNNSKTPTTKLQDVAIGSHLKVVGYEPTARDYKRKLLAMGLTPATELVVKRHAPLGDPTEIEVRGFRLSLRKAEADALLVELIQGA
- the feoB gene encoding Fe(2+) transporter permease subunit FeoB — encoded protein: MSQPIIGLVGNPNCGKTTLFNALTGSNQHVGNWAGVTVERKEGEYRSQGQQITVVDLPGVYSVDAEDTTTGLDELVARDYLLSGEANAIVNIVDASNLERNLYLSTQILEMGVPMLIALNMIDLAEKRNIRIDVEQLSQRLGCPVISLCAYAGKGIAQLQEAVDLALSNPEIPHNYVIYPPEIEQALGDLTPLLENQALANPANVRWFGLNLLQYDDRHLASLGQELLQKIGEHRQHIQEDLGEDIDLLIADSRYTWIRQIMQGAVERNDLLQKTISDRLDRIVLNRWLGIPIFLAVMYLMFMVSINIGGAFIDFFDISVGTIFVDGTEHLLTKINASGWLIGLLANGVGGGIQTTSTFIPQIGFLFLFLAILEDSGYLARAAFVMDRLMRFVGLPGKSFVPMMVGFGCNIPGIMATRTLENRRDRLMTILMNPFMSCGARLPVYALFCAAFFPTNGQNIVFLLYIVGILAAIFTGLVMKRTLFRGEAAPFVMELPPYHIPTLRGITIRAWERLRAFITKAGKMIVIVVIILGLINSVGIDGSFGKKDSQDSILSHFSRAITPVFSPMGIEQDNWPATVGLFTGIFAKEVMVGTMDSLYTALGEQSAGAADKPPAEFDFWAGMGKAVNSIPENLVKLADQAVDPLGLSILGSTDNLETAAAEQEVNSTTFGQMASRFGSPAAAIAYLLFVLLYFPCVSATAAIYRETNLGWTIFVVCWTTGLGYWVAVFYYQLMTMNQHPATAIAWLTGLSLFMLGTLVGLRRFSAHRRIQAKSQQATQLN
- a CDS encoding FeoC-like transcriptional regulator, giving the protein MILQKLQEYFRVRSPTSLEEIANHFQCEPDALRGMLAQLIRKGRIQKLDGKNCGGCHSCKPESLELYEWV
- a CDS encoding efflux RND transporter permease subunit; its protein translation is MTNSPQNPPKYSIIGQITNYFINSQLTILLIAVLVIFGIGAVVLTPKEENPQIIVPAAEVYLPYPGASASVVEKTLTNPIEAKLRELSGVEHIYSASQDSGAKVTVQFIVGQNWEDSLFKLQNHMFSNQDLLPKGASYLVKPVIIDDVPIVTLTITGKDYSDNQLRRIGERLLEDLRSIPNTANLAITGGQPRAIRVDLDPDKLASYKLSAPQIAQRLQNENVRLPAGDVSIGKTRLFIDGGNLFQSVNDVGEVIVGFGQGSTSPIYLRDVANVIDDFSDRTTISRINFRQDWDISIPYPDTKAQPKGEFVAQPAITIGIAKQKGTNAVTVAQQIFQRVEELKPQLPSGIAIAVTRNDGQTADRAVGDLYQSLGIAIFTVVALLVIFLGWRESSIVAFVIPLTLAGTLAVGFVSGQTINRITLFALILALGTLVDDAIAVTENIHRYFEETPNMNWRQKTQAAVMAVNELGTPVILSTITVILAFVPMAFVTGMMGPYMQPIPFNVPVAMIVSTTLALTITPFLALRMIKIKKGANGEDAHQVTKVEDGAIYRFYSKLMLPLLNSSSRRRFVLFFITGLMLASFLLPLTQTVKFRMLPKANKDTFLVQLDTPLGTELAETDRIVQDLEAILRQNPETTNFETYVGMGAPIDFNGMLRGATDRFGEHYADIRVHLTNKDARSIQSEGIVLSLRPKLTEVAQKYNAIVKLVEDPPGPPVRSTLLAEIYGSDYGKLRQLTKEVRAVFAQTAQVVDIDDSVKNQIPQMRLVVDREKVNRAGLTTQDVAQTINMAIAGSQVSIMKVSGELAPVGIQVRFADANRQSIDDLSRIQLPTSQGSLVPLTELVTFTPSTVDEPILHKDQRPVTYVMGEMGDRSSVYAVIEQIIYFFQNPLPKGYYIQWDGEWKLTLDVFRDLGLAMMVAVVLIYLILVGQFRSFKVPMIILGSIPLALIGILLVFAVNGVYFSATAMIGVIALAGIVVRNAIVLLEFIGDKLKEGSELKAAILEAGAVRFRPILLTSVTTMLGTLSILSDPVWSGLAWALLGGMLTSSFLTLFIIPILYYGDRITHKLTEDEQEDLDAPESPNFPPDQSPMLS